One stretch of Methylopila sp. 73B DNA includes these proteins:
- the ispG gene encoding flavodoxin-dependent (E)-4-hydroxy-3-methylbut-2-enyl-diphosphate synthase, whose product MTLLSELARSEPCLPEPASCPSALSPRRTARAVHVGDVTVGGGAPIVVQSMTNTDTADIEGTVRQVAALARAGSELVRITVDRAEAAAAVPHIRDRLAARGVSVPMVGDFHYIGHTLLAEHPACAEALAKYRINPGNVGFGAKKDRHFAQIVEIAARNDKPVRIGGNWGSLDGELLTRLMDENAAAPAPKDAREVTREALIRSVLLSAARAEELGLPREKIILSAKVSAVQDLIAVYLELARRADYALHLGLTEAGMGSKGIVASSAALGVLLQQGVGDTIRVSLTPEPGGDRTVEVKVAQEILQTMGFRTFVPLVAACPGCGRTTSTVFQELARDVQTYIVDRMPEWKARYPGAEALNVAVMGCIVNGPGESKHADIGISLPGTGEAPTAPVFVDGKKVATLRGPNLVQDFKEMVEAYVDRRFGGAGQSAAGQDAAE is encoded by the coding sequence ATGACGCTGCTGTCCGAACTCGCTCGCTCCGAGCCGTGCCTTCCCGAGCCCGCCTCCTGTCCTTCCGCCCTGTCTCCCCGCCGGACGGCGCGGGCGGTCCACGTGGGCGACGTGACCGTCGGCGGCGGCGCGCCCATCGTCGTGCAGTCGATGACAAACACCGACACGGCGGACATCGAGGGCACCGTGCGCCAGGTCGCGGCGCTCGCGCGCGCAGGCTCCGAACTGGTCCGCATCACCGTCGACCGGGCGGAAGCCGCCGCCGCCGTCCCCCACATCCGCGACCGGCTGGCGGCCCGCGGGGTGAGCGTGCCGATGGTGGGCGACTTCCACTACATCGGCCACACGCTGCTGGCGGAGCACCCCGCCTGCGCGGAGGCGCTCGCGAAGTACCGGATCAACCCCGGCAACGTCGGCTTCGGCGCCAAGAAGGACCGGCACTTCGCGCAGATCGTCGAGATCGCCGCGCGGAACGACAAGCCGGTTCGGATCGGCGGCAACTGGGGCTCGCTCGACGGCGAGCTGCTGACCCGGTTGATGGACGAGAACGCCGCCGCGCCCGCTCCGAAGGACGCCCGCGAGGTGACGCGCGAGGCGCTGATCCGCTCCGTTCTGCTCTCGGCCGCGCGCGCCGAGGAGCTCGGCCTGCCCCGCGAGAAGATCATTCTGTCGGCTAAGGTTTCCGCCGTGCAGGACCTCATCGCGGTCTATCTGGAGCTCGCCCGCCGCGCGGACTACGCGCTTCATCTCGGACTGACCGAAGCCGGAATGGGCTCGAAGGGCATCGTGGCCTCGTCGGCGGCGCTCGGCGTGCTGCTGCAGCAGGGGGTCGGCGACACCATCCGCGTCTCGCTGACGCCCGAGCCCGGCGGAGATCGCACGGTCGAGGTCAAGGTCGCGCAGGAAATCCTGCAGACCATGGGGTTCCGGACCTTCGTGCCGCTGGTCGCGGCCTGCCCCGGCTGCGGGCGGACCACCTCGACCGTGTTCCAGGAGCTCGCGCGCGACGTCCAGACCTACATCGTCGATCGCATGCCGGAGTGGAAGGCGCGCTACCCCGGCGCGGAGGCGCTGAACGTCGCCGTGATGGGCTGCATCGTGAACGGGCCGGGCGAGTCCAAGCACGCCGACATCGGCATCTCGCTGCCCGGCACCGGCGAGGCCCCGACCGCGCCGGTGTTCGTCGACGGCAAGAAGGTCGCGACGCTGCGAGGGCCGAACCTGGTGCAGGACTTCAAGGAGATGGTCGAGGCCTACGTCGACCGCCGCTTCGGCGGCGCCGGACAGAGCGCGGCCGGCCAGGACGCCGCGGAGTAG
- a CDS encoding exodeoxyribonuclease III, giving the protein MPLRLATWNINSVRLRIGLVEKLVREHRIDVLCLQETKCPDDKFPMSDVRKLGFEHVALHGQKGYHGVATFSRFPFVTTARERFADKDDARHLATTFAAGPLEGVTVHNFYVPAGGDEPDPIVNPKFAHKLQFLSELTDWSTRIADTGRRIMVGDLNIAPDPSDVWNHKQLLKIVSHTPIETQGLDAMREAGRWVDAVRTHVPHPEKLYSWWSYRAADWEAVDRGRRLDHIWASADVAARTTGVETLRFARSWERPSDHVPVIVNIG; this is encoded by the coding sequence ATGCCGCTCCGCCTCGCCACTTGGAACATCAACTCGGTGCGCCTGCGCATCGGGCTCGTCGAAAAGCTCGTGCGCGAGCATCGGATCGACGTGCTGTGCCTGCAGGAGACCAAGTGCCCCGACGACAAGTTTCCGATGTCGGACGTGCGCAAGCTCGGCTTCGAGCACGTCGCGCTGCACGGCCAGAAGGGCTATCACGGGGTCGCGACCTTCTCGCGCTTCCCGTTCGTCACCACAGCCCGTGAGCGCTTCGCCGACAAGGACGACGCCCGGCATCTCGCCACCACCTTCGCGGCCGGTCCGCTCGAAGGCGTCACGGTGCACAACTTCTATGTGCCGGCCGGCGGCGACGAGCCGGACCCGATCGTCAACCCGAAGTTCGCCCACAAGTTGCAGTTCCTCTCCGAGCTGACCGACTGGTCGACGCGGATCGCGGACACCGGCCGGCGCATCATGGTCGGCGACCTCAACATCGCGCCGGACCCGAGCGACGTCTGGAACCACAAGCAACTGCTCAAGATCGTCAGCCACACGCCGATCGAGACGCAAGGCCTCGACGCCATGCGCGAGGCCGGCCGCTGGGTGGACGCGGTGCGGACCCACGTGCCGCATCCCGAGAAGCTCTATTCGTGGTGGAGCTACCGCGCCGCGGACTGGGAGGCCGTCGACCGCGGCCGCAGGCTCGACCACATCTGGGCGAGCGCCGACGTCGCCGCCCGCACCACCGGCGTCGAGACCCTGCGCTTCGCCCGCAGCTGGGAACGGCCGTCCGACCACGTGCCGGTGATCGTGAACATAGGGTGA
- a CDS encoding DNA translocase FtsK 4TM domain-containing protein has product MRVARSRSRGFQSVALLPDSLRDTLLRRATELGGLALVALGALAAVALATWSVQDPSFSHATNGPVHNALGPLGAVVADLLTQTFGLAAAVFVLPVAIWGWRLLTHRAVEREKIKLLAWPLAATLLAGGAGLLPATPSWPLPTGLGGVLGDLVLMTADAMGLASGAVRAGVAAALAGGGAVAFALAIGATPTFRRAEADEPARAAPPLSAARTEPRMAPERASAAPEPDADLYDDEDDRRLISLGLLTHWALSAKAAAGRAFSRRGGEREDDRALSRILERASRDDEDLGAPLRREPGFGAAEERREPPLRRETPSVLGGAPLQLAAGDRPVGRVAAPPAAPKPGRRLAREAQPSLLDRDGYELPPLSLLAEPKRTVAPQVSHEALEQNARMLEAVLQDYGVRGAIINVKPGPVVTLYELEPAPGVKSSRVISLAEDIARSMSAVAARVAVIPGRNAIGIELPNARRETVYLRELLASADFEKAKMRLPLCLGKTIGGEPVIAELARMPHLLIAGTTGSGKSVAINTMILSLLYRLKPEECRLIMIDPKMLELSIYDGIPHLLTPVVTDPKKAVVALKWAVREMEDRYRKMSKLGVRNIDGFNARVAQALEKGEAITRTVQTGFDKETGEAVYEQEIMELGKLPYIVVIVDEMADLMMVAGKEIEGAIQRLAQMARAAGIHIVMATQRPSVDVITGTIKANFPTRISFQVTSKIDSRTILGEMGAEQLLGQGDMLHMAGGGRISRVHGPFCSDEEVEDIVAHLKAQGQPDYLDAVITEDDEPGEDGDDGAVFDKGGFGDEGADVYDQAVAVVLRDKKCSTSYIQRRLQIGYNRAASLVERMEKEGVVGPANHAGKREILLEGADRDDDAA; this is encoded by the coding sequence ATGCGGGTCGCCCGCTCCCGCTCGCGCGGCTTCCAGTCGGTCGCTCTCCTGCCGGACAGCCTGCGCGACACGCTGCTGAGGCGCGCGACGGAGCTCGGCGGGCTGGCCCTGGTCGCGCTCGGCGCGCTCGCCGCCGTCGCCCTCGCCACCTGGTCGGTGCAGGACCCGAGCTTCAGCCACGCCACCAACGGTCCGGTCCACAACGCGCTGGGACCTCTCGGCGCGGTGGTCGCCGACCTGCTGACACAGACCTTCGGCCTCGCCGCCGCGGTCTTCGTGCTCCCCGTCGCCATCTGGGGCTGGCGGCTGCTGACGCACCGCGCCGTCGAGCGCGAGAAGATCAAGCTGCTCGCCTGGCCGCTCGCCGCGACGCTGCTCGCGGGCGGCGCCGGGCTGTTGCCGGCGACGCCGTCCTGGCCCCTGCCGACCGGTCTCGGCGGCGTGCTGGGCGATCTCGTCCTCATGACGGCGGACGCCATGGGCCTCGCCAGCGGCGCCGTCCGCGCCGGCGTGGCCGCGGCGCTCGCCGGCGGCGGCGCGGTCGCCTTCGCGCTCGCCATCGGAGCCACGCCGACCTTCCGCCGCGCCGAGGCCGACGAGCCGGCCCGCGCCGCGCCGCCGCTGTCGGCCGCCCGGACCGAGCCGCGCATGGCGCCGGAGCGGGCTTCGGCCGCCCCCGAGCCCGACGCCGATCTTTATGATGACGAGGATGATCGTCGCCTGATCTCGCTCGGCCTGCTCACCCACTGGGCGCTGTCGGCGAAGGCCGCCGCCGGGCGCGCCTTCTCCCGCCGGGGCGGCGAGCGCGAGGATGACCGCGCGCTGTCCCGCATCCTCGAGCGCGCCTCGCGCGACGACGAGGACCTCGGCGCGCCGCTCAGGCGCGAGCCCGGCTTCGGCGCGGCTGAAGAGCGCCGCGAGCCGCCGCTGCGCCGCGAAACCCCGTCCGTTCTGGGCGGCGCGCCGCTGCAGCTTGCGGCCGGAGATCGTCCGGTCGGCCGGGTCGCCGCGCCGCCGGCCGCGCCCAAGCCCGGACGTCGCCTGGCGCGGGAGGCCCAGCCCTCGCTGCTCGACCGCGACGGCTACGAGCTGCCGCCGCTCTCGCTGCTGGCCGAGCCGAAGCGCACGGTCGCGCCCCAGGTCAGCCATGAGGCGCTGGAGCAGAACGCGCGCATGCTGGAGGCGGTGCTGCAGGACTACGGCGTCCGCGGCGCCATCATCAACGTCAAGCCCGGTCCCGTGGTCACGCTCTACGAGCTGGAGCCGGCGCCCGGCGTGAAGTCGAGCCGCGTCATCAGCCTCGCCGAGGACATCGCCCGCTCCATGAGCGCGGTCGCGGCCCGCGTCGCCGTCATTCCCGGCCGCAACGCCATCGGCATCGAGCTGCCGAACGCGCGGCGCGAGACCGTGTACCTCCGCGAACTGCTGGCCTCGGCCGACTTCGAGAAGGCCAAGATGCGGCTGCCGCTCTGCCTCGGCAAGACGATCGGCGGCGAGCCGGTGATCGCCGAACTCGCGCGCATGCCGCACCTGCTGATCGCCGGCACCACCGGCTCCGGCAAGTCGGTCGCCATCAACACCATGATCCTGTCGCTGCTCTACCGGCTGAAGCCGGAGGAGTGCCGCCTGATCATGATCGACCCCAAGATGCTCGAGCTGTCGATCTACGACGGCATCCCCCACCTGCTGACGCCGGTCGTCACCGACCCGAAGAAGGCGGTGGTGGCGCTGAAATGGGCGGTCCGGGAGATGGAGGACCGCTACCGCAAGATGTCGAAGCTCGGCGTCCGCAACATCGACGGCTTCAACGCCCGCGTGGCGCAGGCGCTGGAGAAGGGCGAGGCGATCACCCGCACGGTGCAGACCGGCTTCGACAAGGAGACCGGCGAGGCGGTCTACGAGCAGGAGATCATGGAGCTCGGCAAGCTCCCCTACATCGTCGTCATCGTGGACGAGATGGCCGACCTCATGATGGTCGCCGGCAAGGAGATCGAGGGCGCGATCCAGCGACTGGCGCAGATGGCGCGCGCCGCCGGCATCCACATCGTGATGGCGACGCAGCGTCCCTCGGTGGACGTCATCACCGGCACGATCAAGGCGAACTTCCCGACCCGGATCTCCTTCCAGGTCACCTCCAAGATCGACAGCCGCACGATCCTCGGCGAGATGGGCGCGGAGCAGCTGCTGGGGCAGGGCGACATGCTGCACATGGCCGGCGGCGGCCGCATCTCCCGCGTCCACGGGCCGTTCTGCTCGGACGAGGAGGTCGAGGACATCGTCGCGCATCTGAAGGCGCAGGGGCAGCCCGACTACCTCGACGCCGTCATCACCGAGGACGACGAGCCGGGCGAGGACGGCGACGACGGCGCGGTGTTCGACAAGGGCGGCTTCGGCGACGAGGGCGCGGACGTCTACGACCAGGCGGTGGCCGTGGTGCTGCGCGACAAGAAGTGCTCGACCTCGTACATCCAGCGTCGCCTGCAGATCGGCTACAACCGCGCGGCCTCGCTGGTCGAGCGGATGGAGAAGGAAGGCGTCGTCGGCCCGGCCAACCACGCCGGCAAGCGCGAAATTCTCCTCGAAGGCGCCGACCGCGACGACGACGCGGCCTGA
- the tesB gene encoding acyl-CoA thioesterase II, with product MSAVADLLKILDLEPLEKNLFRGLSPQTGWQRVFGGQVVGQALVAATRTVDGRPPHSLHGYFMRPGDPKTPIIYEVDPIRDGRSFVTRRVVAIQHGEAIFSMSASYHLDEEGYEHQLDMPEVPRPEDLPDERTLKEQLMPTMPEAIRNYFERERPIEIRHVDPMRYLDGKPRPPHQSVWIRTTAALPDDPAIHQCVLAYASDMTLLDTALVAHGSSVFSGEIQAASLDHALWFHRPFRADQWLLYTQDSPFAGGARGFTRGRIYTESGELVASVAQEGLIRRRRADA from the coding sequence ATGTCCGCCGTCGCCGATCTGTTGAAGATTCTCGACCTCGAGCCGCTGGAGAAAAACCTGTTCCGGGGCCTGAGCCCGCAGACCGGATGGCAGCGGGTGTTCGGCGGACAGGTGGTCGGCCAGGCGCTGGTGGCGGCCACCCGCACCGTCGACGGCCGGCCGCCGCACTCGCTCCATGGCTATTTCATGCGCCCGGGCGATCCCAAGACGCCGATCATCTACGAGGTCGACCCGATCCGCGACGGCCGCAGCTTCGTCACGCGCCGCGTCGTGGCGATCCAGCACGGCGAGGCGATCTTCTCGATGTCCGCCTCCTATCACCTCGACGAGGAGGGCTACGAGCACCAGCTCGACATGCCCGAGGTCCCCCGGCCCGAAGACCTGCCCGACGAGCGCACGCTCAAGGAGCAGCTGATGCCGACCATGCCCGAGGCGATCCGCAACTACTTCGAGCGCGAGCGGCCGATCGAGATCCGGCACGTGGACCCGATGCGCTATCTCGACGGCAAGCCGCGCCCGCCGCACCAGAGCGTGTGGATCCGGACCACCGCCGCGCTGCCGGACGACCCGGCGATCCATCAGTGCGTGCTCGCCTACGCCTCCGACATGACGCTGCTGGACACCGCGCTCGTGGCGCACGGCAGCTCGGTGTTCTCGGGCGAGATCCAGGCGGCGAGCCTCGACCACGCCCTCTGGTTCCACCGGCCGTTCCGGGCGGACCAATGGCTGCTCTACACCCAGGACAGCCCCTTCGCCGGCGGCGCCCGCGGCTTCACGCGCGGTCGGATCTACACGGAATCAGGCGAGCTCGTGGCCTCGGTCGCGCAGGAGGGTTTGATCCGCCGCCGCCGGGCTGACGCATAA
- a CDS encoding P-II family nitrogen regulator, whose translation MKLVMAIIKPFKLDEVRDALTGIGVHGLTVTEVKGYGRQKGHTEIYRGAEYAVSFLPKLKIEVAVAAGSVEKVVEAIAAAAKTGQIGDGKIFVHSIDQAVRIRTGETDNDAL comes from the coding sequence ATGAAACTCGTGATGGCCATCATCAAGCCATTCAAGCTGGACGAGGTCCGCGACGCCCTGACCGGGATCGGCGTTCACGGGCTGACCGTCACCGAGGTCAAGGGATACGGGCGGCAGAAGGGGCACACCGAAATCTACCGCGGCGCGGAATACGCCGTGAGCTTCCTGCCGAAGCTGAAGATCGAGGTCGCGGTCGCGGCCGGGTCGGTCGAGAAGGTGGTGGAGGCGATCGCCGCCGCCGCCAAGACCGGCCAGATCGGCGACGGCAAGATCTTCGTCCATTCGATCGACCAGGCGGTGCGCATCCGCACCGGCGAGACCGACAACGACGCGCTCTGA
- a CDS encoding AAA family ATPase — translation MLQGLRIEWSKVEDRGGYPYDIPAIAQIEELDLSASITILVGANGSGKSTLLEAIATQLRCNPEGGSRNFAFSTENTLSPLHRSMRLITGAPIHKDAFFYRADTYFNVATEMRRLDGEASFGPPVVSSYGGTHLHDLSHGQAVIRLLRQRFSPRGIYVMDEPEAALAPETQFEAIAAIIDLAHRGAQFVLATHSPLLMALPGATLYELTERGLERRAYDDLGHARLYKRFLADPASVVARLVED, via the coding sequence ATGCTGCAGGGCCTGCGGATCGAGTGGAGCAAGGTCGAGGACCGCGGCGGCTACCCCTATGACATTCCCGCGATCGCGCAGATCGAGGAGCTCGACCTCAGCGCGTCGATCACGATCCTCGTCGGCGCGAACGGGTCCGGCAAATCGACGCTGCTGGAGGCGATCGCGACGCAGCTCCGCTGCAACCCGGAGGGCGGGTCCCGCAACTTCGCGTTCTCGACGGAGAACACGCTCTCCCCGCTGCATCGCTCGATGCGGCTGATCACGGGCGCGCCGATCCACAAGGACGCGTTCTTCTACCGCGCCGACACCTATTTCAACGTCGCGACCGAGATGCGCCGGCTGGACGGCGAGGCGTCGTTCGGACCGCCTGTCGTCAGCTCTTATGGCGGAACCCACCTTCACGACCTTTCGCACGGACAGGCCGTCATCCGGCTGCTGCGCCAACGGTTCTCGCCGCGCGGGATCTACGTGATGGACGAGCCGGAGGCCGCGCTCGCGCCCGAGACCCAGTTCGAAGCGATCGCCGCGATCATCGACCTCGCCCACCGCGGGGCGCAGTTCGTGCTTGCGACGCATTCGCCGTTGCTGATGGCGCTTCCCGGCGCGACCCTCTACGAGCTTACCGAGCGCGGCCTCGAGCGCCGCGCCTATGACGACCTCGGCCACGCCCGGCTCTACAAGCGCTTCCTGGCCGATCCCGCGAGCGTCGTGGCGCGGCTGGTCGAGGACTGA
- a CDS encoding outer-membrane lipoprotein carrier protein LolA: MTRPFLPMTRLLAAALLASAVAAGPAFAQQQAAPMDVSPPPGVADAQPAAANRGVPVAKLDPTQRATLSRVNTYFNALQQMTAKFVQVGPDGQRTTGTLWMDRPGKIRFQYDSPSPLEIIADGNSVVVRNRRLNTQDMYPLSQTPLRFLLQSKVDLLGDANVLGVFQEPELVSVILEEKRSIGGRAQLQLMFGGADYQLQQWTVTDAQGMETSVALSNVDTSAKPDPRIFRINRQGVARPPK, translated from the coding sequence ATGACGAGGCCCTTCCTGCCGATGACTCGCCTTCTCGCCGCAGCTCTCCTCGCCAGCGCCGTCGCCGCCGGCCCCGCCTTCGCCCAGCAGCAGGCGGCGCCGATGGACGTCTCGCCTCCGCCCGGCGTCGCCGACGCCCAGCCGGCGGCGGCGAACCGCGGCGTGCCGGTGGCGAAGCTCGATCCGACGCAGCGCGCGACGCTCTCCCGCGTGAACACCTATTTCAACGCCCTGCAGCAGATGACGGCGAAGTTCGTGCAGGTCGGCCCGGACGGCCAGCGCACCACCGGCACGCTGTGGATGGACCGGCCGGGCAAGATCCGCTTCCAGTACGACTCTCCGAGCCCGCTCGAGATCATCGCGGACGGCAACTCGGTGGTGGTCCGCAACCGCCGGCTCAACACCCAGGACATGTACCCCCTGAGCCAGACCCCCCTGCGCTTCCTGCTCCAGAGCAAGGTCGACCTGCTCGGCGACGCGAACGTGCTTGGCGTGTTCCAGGAGCCGGAACTCGTCTCCGTGATCCTCGAGGAAAAGCGCTCGATCGGCGGCAGGGCCCAGCTGCAGCTGATGTTCGGCGGCGCCGACTACCAGCTCCAGCAATGGACGGTTACGGACGCCCAGGGGATGGAGACCTCGGTCGCCCTTTCGAACGTGGACACCTCCGCCAAGCCTGATCCGCGGATCTTCCGCATCAACCGCCAGGGCGTGGCGCGTCCGCCGAAGTAG
- a CDS encoding ammonium transporter, with translation MKLSSVLRWGAPALTAGLMLATAVYAQDAAAPAVEAAPTVNKGDTTWMMVSTVLVLLMTIPGLALFYGGLVRAKNMLSVLMQVSAIACLMMIIWVVYGYSLAFGDGGAFIGDFSKVFLSGVTPDSTSATFTKGVVIPEFVFICFQMTFAAITPGLIIGGFAERIKFPAALLFAALWGTFVYFPVAHMVWSANGMIFGWGALDFAGGTVVHINSGVAALVGALLLGKRTGYGKDIIAPHNLPMTLIGAGLLWVGWFGFNAGSNLEANGVTTLALLNTFVATAAAGLAWMFVEWISKGKPSMLGLASGIVAGLVAVTPAAGVSGPMGALVLGAVAATVCFIFCTAVKNALGYDDSLDVFGIHGVGGIIGAIGTGIVVSPSLGGVGVADYSMAGQVITQIKAVGVTILWTGIGSFIIFKIVDVLVGLRVTVDEEREGLDLISHGERAYHSS, from the coding sequence ATGAAACTGAGTTCCGTGCTCCGCTGGGGAGCCCCGGCTTTGACGGCCGGCCTGATGCTCGCGACCGCGGTCTACGCGCAGGACGCCGCCGCGCCGGCGGTCGAGGCCGCGCCGACGGTCAACAAGGGCGACACGACCTGGATGATGGTCTCCACCGTCCTCGTGCTGCTCATGACCATCCCGGGCTTGGCCCTGTTCTACGGCGGCCTCGTCCGCGCCAAGAACATGCTGTCCGTCCTGATGCAGGTCTCGGCCATCGCCTGCCTCATGATGATCATCTGGGTCGTCTACGGCTACAGCCTCGCCTTCGGCGACGGCGGCGCCTTCATCGGCGACTTCTCCAAGGTCTTCCTCTCGGGCGTGACCCCGGACTCCACCTCGGCCACCTTCACCAAGGGCGTCGTGATCCCCGAGTTCGTGTTCATCTGCTTCCAGATGACCTTCGCCGCGATCACGCCCGGCCTGATCATCGGCGGCTTCGCCGAGCGCATCAAGTTCCCGGCGGCTCTGCTGTTCGCCGCGCTGTGGGGCACCTTCGTGTACTTCCCCGTGGCGCACATGGTGTGGTCAGCCAACGGCATGATCTTCGGCTGGGGCGCGCTTGACTTCGCCGGCGGCACGGTCGTGCACATCAACTCCGGCGTCGCGGCCCTCGTGGGCGCGCTGCTGCTCGGCAAGCGCACGGGCTACGGCAAGGACATCATCGCTCCGCACAACCTGCCGATGACGCTCATCGGCGCCGGCCTGCTCTGGGTCGGCTGGTTCGGCTTCAACGCCGGCTCCAATCTCGAAGCGAACGGCGTCACCACGCTGGCGCTGCTCAACACCTTCGTCGCGACCGCCGCGGCGGGTCTCGCCTGGATGTTCGTGGAGTGGATCTCCAAGGGCAAGCCGAGCATGCTCGGCCTCGCGTCGGGCATCGTCGCCGGCCTCGTGGCCGTCACCCCGGCCGCCGGCGTCTCGGGTCCGATGGGCGCGCTGGTTCTCGGCGCCGTCGCCGCGACCGTCTGCTTCATCTTCTGCACCGCGGTGAAGAACGCTCTCGGCTACGACGACAGCCTGGACGTGTTCGGCATCCACGGCGTGGGCGGCATCATCGGCGCGATCGGCACCGGCATCGTCGTGAGCCCGTCTCTCGGCGGCGTCGGCGTCGCCGACTACTCGATGGCCGGTCAGGTCATCACGCAGATCAAGGCGGTCGGCGTCACCATCCTGTGGACCGGCATCGGCAGCTTCATCATCTTCAAGATCGTGGACGTGCTGGTCGGCCTCCGCGTGACGGTCGACGAGGAGCGCGAAGGTCTCGACCTCATCTCGCACGGCGAGCGCGCCTACCACAGCAGCTGA